In Apis cerana isolate GH-2021 linkage group LG5, AcerK_1.0, whole genome shotgun sequence, a single genomic region encodes these proteins:
- the LOC107998324 gene encoding zinc finger protein 608, translated as MATTPLGGRLPNANRKGPSPFVGGGNSVNYGIGNGNNNTGGNNGNYAIKNGSYRNANNTGANNNCNHHHHHHHHNNNNINNININNINSSNNNNNNNGNYHLNHRNSCHGDKTGINGDNHVDNHGKTGCTIECGNNNGYRNGGNGVTSIGGGKHNGGRIVGSNVGGGGGGGGVGGGGGGGGGGGGEGGRGGGGQQQHLSRKQERGLTGKDHREEQDRRHRHHRHHHHYHHYRHHRNNKNSKNGNKNSSGSGNNNQQQQQHPNHQNHHPRHQGRERSSSSSSSSSSSSSSSPSPSSPSSSSSSSSSSGNQREFKTSTVAANTDELDPAATNATNNFEYDDNEWDIGIGDLIIDLDADIEKTRDEKLSSGTGMASTPASAATASNTTNHHPHHHHHHHHHHHHHQLQNSTTNGLNSSNLIAVTTSPNGCGQSSNSSSSSSSSSSSSSSSSSSSSSSSSSSSSSCSSSTSSVSSSSLSSSLSSSSSSSSSSSSSSSSSSSSSSSSSSSSSSSSSSSSLCSSSSIPSSCVLNTCGRSNSPGNGNGSIVNNAIVSNCSGNVNGSTAIIIAGTGGGKQSNALLSNVVNVAVHGNSGKMAVEHSATVDKGLKMKIKRTKPGTKSSEAKHEIVKSNEINGTLASSQESGNGGCVSISASGSAAISGGSGGGSSSATSIGGSVVSVVGQNVQSSDCGGAGGGAAVVAGAGSGASVVGIGVGVGVGIGVGIGVGGSSSGCGGGGGGGGGGGVGVGVGVGVGGGVGVGGGGGGGGSSGGGGCSGGGGAGSGTVGGGGGGGCGVGGAGGGVAGSGSAGGGGGVGTGASGGGCTGAGQSNASSLSSSSSSSSSSSSSSSSSSSSSSSSASATSVSSSSSSSSSSAKSKPSHSGNSAGGGGGGNASSSSSTGSKRGSSGHRRDKAREKHEKPQSNHAISQQSKSEMNGTARPSGGGGGGGGGGGGSNGAGGSGTGGPNGGGGGGQGQTSNGPGPGAGPGPGLGGGGIGVGAGSGAGAVVQSQGPAAAATAPQQQNQGPPPSSRTGFSVSQGPGPPSSSSAAVPCPPPSPASATAAGPAAKPEQTKLATVPGTPITTTPDDAMDTAASPPPPKKLKTSASEPKDMSDVCVGTSVGTITEPECLGPCEPGTSVTLEGIVWHETEGGVLVVNVTWRGKTYVGTLLDCTRHDWAPPRFCDSPTSDLDARTPKGRGKRGRAAANATPGNDLSNFTETRSSVHSKLRNGGAKGRRGAQGSPAASPSPAAFVPPRPDPAAKRKSRGPEEEDKNKRRAPPPTPPSGSPPASPVLLECPEPNCNKKYKHINGLKYHQSHAHGSADDDDTKEGITSMSENDESNIEAPSPATPVKSPADKPEGTPLRAASPPPPGLPPETPPPPPRVTSPSIADPPASVLAAETSGAKGGGGGASIVKPGVLRFGQDSDLPAPPSAAMSSSNARQQSQQQQQQQQQQQQQQQQQQQQQSQQQSNQLTASNSPQSPGPRASQSPRSSVSSPHPAAANIPPPLNIPQPPQPSQLSSHHQQPSSILQASQQALQTGQTVAPPPPPPPQQQLQAGQQMQQASIQQQQQQQQQQLAAAHQLSVQHPLSAQIGQPSQAHVVQQTGGLQQQQQQQQQQQQQQQQQQQQSQATGLQSIASQHPALQGLANQISQQAAGLSQPGHPGQGVQAHLQPYQSVSLHAKMPQFKVKPTAALMPDQDKSKDPRAASKAQGYKKKSRKSPGGSPHPSPLEAPIVDATRDDVQSPAYSDISDDAAPVLEAEAADKSKQGQQDKDGKVGASAHLPSHFNMYPYYGQPPYLVPSVAESKPIDQKPSDLVAPKQEMKPLNIPQMPTLASLQSVVAEKEKKELSQSVPQPQQQPHYYGGYGGYMPPGYPYQPPQPVSQQQQQQQQQQQQQQQQQQQQQEQEMHEQKAKIKQEPQSQQPQQQQASLKEKQHENHQILKESIEMKSQMSPYHVYHSGQSQRSAPPPPPPGPLQDDRRYYLYPGDQRRKEEVSKQSQQAKPPPPSPKHQPKQEKLQDLGKNEDAKSKQEGVKPTMETQGPPPPPTSQYAYIHPGYMQPQHYGALPFDPGHPVYRGLSPMLVPGPYSGNPYLHQLPRYHAPEDLSRPPAGKALDLLQHHANQYYSAHKIHELQERALKSPTPKTSAASASPSSAGPTPSRPPSGPPSSVAGPGPPQSQSQQSQAKQQVQSGGQQAQQQQPTPVDAATGTLTKDNRSPPPQRHVHTHHHTHVGLGYPLLTGQYPAPYGAAMLASQQAAAVAASVISPFPPK; from the exons ATGGCGACCACGCCACTAGGCGGTCGCCTCCCTAACGCAAACCGCAAAGGACCATCTCCGTTCGTCGGTGGTGGGAATAGCGTGAATTACGGTATCGGTAACGGCAACAATAACACCGGTGGGAACAACGGTAATTACGCTATCAAGAACGGTTCTTATCGCAACGCCAACAACACCGGCGCTAACAACAACTGcaatcaccaccaccaccaccaccaccacaacaacaacaacatcaACAACATCAACATCAACAACAtcaacagcagcaacaacaacaacaacaacaacgggAATTATCATCTCAATCATCGTAACAGTTGCCACGGTGATAAAACCGGTATCAACGGCGATAACCACGTGGACAACCACGGGAAAACCGGTTGTACGATCGAGTGCGGTAACAACAACGGGTACCGCAACGGTGGCAACGGCGTTACCAGCATCGGTGGCGGCAAACACAACGGCGGACGTATCGTTGGTAGTAACgtcggaggagggggaggaggagggggagtcggaggaggaggaggaggagggggaggaggaggaggagaaggagggcgaggaggaggaggacaacAACAACATTTGTCGAGAAAACAGGAACGCGGGTTAACGGGAAAGGATCATCGAGAAGAACAAGACCGGCGTCATCGTCATCATCGGCATCACCATCATTACCATCATTATCGTCATCAccgtaataataagaatagtaAGAACGGCAACAAGAACAGCAGCGGCAGCGGCAACAATAatcagcaacagcagcaacatCCTAATCATCAGAATCATCATCCTCGTCATCAAGGTCGAGAAAGATCgtcatcatcgtcgtcgtcgtcgtcgtcgtcgtcgtcgtcgtcgccgtcgccgtcgtcgccgtcgtcgtcgtcgtcgtcgtcgtcgtcatcggGAAACCAGCGCGAGTTTAAAACAAGCACGGTGGCTGCAAACACCGATGAGCTGGATCCGGCCGCAACGAACGCGACCAATAACTTCGAATACGACGACAACGAGTGGGACATTGGAATAGGAGATTTGATAATCGACCTTGATGCGGACATTGAGAAGACGAGGGACGAAAAATTGAGCTCAGGGACAGGCATGGCTTCAACGCCTGCCTCGGCAGCAACAGCATCGAATACCACGAATCATCAtcctcatcatcatcatcatcatcatcatcaccatcatcatcatcaactACAAAATTCAACTACCAACGGCTTAAACTCGTCCAATTTGATCGCGGTCACGACAAGCCCCAACGGTTGCGGTCAATCGTCaaactcgtcgtcgtcgtcatcgtcgtcgtcgtcgtcgtcatcgtcgtcgtcgtcgtcatcgtcgtcgtcgtcatcgtcctcctcgtcgtcgtgTTCTTCTTCTACTTCTTCTGTCTCTTCTTCGTCGTTATCCTCGTCattatcgtcgtcgtcgtcgtcgtcgtcgtcgtcgtcgtcgtcgtcgtcgtcgtcgtcgtcgtcttcgtcgtcgtcgtcatcgtcgtcgtcgtcgtcgtcgtcgtcatcatCCTTGTGTTCGTCTTCGTCGATTCCGTCGTCTTGCGTGTTGAACACTTGCGGACGATCGAACAGTCCCGGTAACGGGAACGGAAGCATCGTGAATAACGCGATCGTTAGTAACTGTAGCGGGAACGTGAACGGTTCCACGGCGATCATTATTGCCGGGACAGGTGGTGGTAAACAGAGTAACGCTTTGTTAAGTAACGTGGTTAACGTGGCGGTGCACGGTAATTCCGGCAAAATGGCCGTTGAACATTCGGCTACGGTCGACAAAGGACTGAAAATGAAGATCAAACGCACTAAGCCCGGGACAAAGAGCAGCGAGGCGAAACACGAGATCGTGAAATCGAACGAGATCAACGGGACCCTAGCATCCTCCCAAGAAAGCGGGAACGGGGGTTGCGTCTCGATATCGGCGAGCGGTTCCGCAGCGATCTCGGGTGGAAGCGGCGGTGGCTCGTCGTCGGCCACCTCGATCGGTGGTTCCGTCGTTTCGGTGGTCGGCCAGAACGTGCAGAGCTCGGATTGTGGTGGTGCGGGCGGTGGAGCCGCGGTGGTAGCCGGAGCCGGCAGCGGCGCGAGTGTGGTCGGTATCGGTGTCGGTGTCGGTGTCGGTATCGGTGTCGGTATCGGTGTCGGTGGAAGTAGCAGTGgttgtggtggtggtggtggtggtggtggtggtggtggtgtcgGTGTCGGTGTCGGTGTCGGTGTCGGTGGTGGTGTCGGtgtcggtggtggtggtggtggtggtggtagtagtggtggtggtggatgTAGCGGCGGTGGAGGCGCCGGTAGCGGCACCGTCGGTGGCGGTGGCGGCGGCGGATGCGGAGTCGGTGGAGCCGGTGGCGGCGTGGCCGGGTCCGGGTCGGCCGGCGGCGGTGGAGGAGTCGGTACCGGCGCCAGTGGCGGAGGTTGTACCGGTGCCGGTCAATCGAACGCGTCGTCGTTGTCCTCgtcttcgtcgtcgtcgtcgtcctcgtcgtcgtcgtcgtcgtcgtcctcgtcgtcgtcgtcctcgtcgGCATCGGCAACGTCCGTTTCGTCCTCTTCGTCGTCCTCGTCTTCGTCGGCGAAATCGAAGCCGAGCCATTCCGGGAACTCGGCGGGCGGCGGCGGAGGCGGGAACGCGAGTTCCTCCTCGAGCACCGGGTCCAAGAGAGGGTCCAGCGGGCACCGGCGGGACAAGGCGAGGGAGAAACACGAGAAGCCGCAGAGCAATCACGCGATCAGTCAGCAGAGCAAGTCGGAGATGAACGGGACAGCTAGGCCGAgcggcggaggaggaggaggaggaggaggaggaggagggagcaACGGTGCGGGAGGATCTGGTACGGGAGGTCCGAACGGCGGTGGTGGCGGGGGACAAGGTCAGACGTCGAACGGGCCGGGACCGGGTGCAGGGCCGGGGCCTGGGTTAGGTGGCGGCGGTATCGGGGTCGGAGCCGGATCCGGGGCTGGGGCGGTGGTGCAATCTCAGGGACCGGCAGCGGCCGCGACCGCTCCTCAGCAACAAAACCAAGGGCCGCCGCCGAGCTCGCGGACGGGATTCTCGGTCTCGCAGGGGCCCGGTCCACCGTCGTCCAGCTCCGCCGCGGTACCGTGTCCACCCCCGAGTCCGGCCAGCGCGACCGCCGCTGGCCCGGCTGCCAAACCGGAGCAGACCAAGCTCGCCACGGTACCCGGTACTCCGATCACAACGACGCCCGACGACGCCATGGATACCGCGGCCAGTCCTCCACCTCCGAAGAAACTCAAGACTTCCGCTTCCGAACCAAAG GACATGTCCGATGTGTGCGTGGGTACCAGCGTGGGGACCATCACCGAGCCGGAGTGCCTGGGACCTTGCGAGCCAGGGACCTCGGTCACGCTGGAGGGGATCGTTTGGCACGAGACCGAAGGAG GTGTGCTGGTGGTGAACGTGACATGGCGCGGAAAAACATACGTGGGCACGCTGCTCGACTGCACCCGTCACGACTGGGCGCCGCCGAGGTTCTGCGATTCGCCGACCAGCGACCTCGACGCGAGGACGCCCAAGGGGCGGGGGAAGCGCGGCAGAGCCGCGGCCAACGCCACCCCCGGCAACGATCTGAGCAACTTCACGGAGACGAGGAGCTCGGTGCACAGCAAGCTACGGAACGGCGGCGCGAAGGGCCGCAGGGGCGCCCAAGGTTCCCCGGCCGCGAGCCCGAGCCCGGCCGCGTTCGTCCCCCCACGCCCGGACCCCGCGGCCAAGCGGAAGTCGCGGGGCCCCGAGGAGGAGGACAAGAACAAGAGGAGGGCCCCGCCGCCCACGCCCCCCAGCGGCTCGCCCCCCGCGAGCCCGGTGCTGCTCGAGTGCCCGGAGCCGAACTGCAACAAAAAGTACAAACACATCAACGGGCTCAAGTATCACCAGAGCCACGCACACGGCTCGGCGGACGACGACGACACGAAGGAGGGGATCACGAGCATGTCGGAGAACGACGAGAGCAACATCGAGGCCCCGAGCCCCGCCACGCCCGTCAAGTCGCCGGCCGACAAGCCCGAGGGGACGCCGCTTCGCGCGGCGAGCCCCCCGCCGCCCGGCCTACCCCCGGAGACGCCGCCACCGCCGCCGCGCGTCACCTCGCCGAGCATAGCGGACCCACCCGCTTCCGTGCTCGCCGCGGAGACCAGCGGCGCCAAGGGCGGCGGGGGCGGCGCCAGCATCGTGAAACCGGGCGTGCTCAGATTCGGCCAGGACTCCGATCTGCCCGCCCCCCCGTCCGCCGCCATGTCGAGCTCCAACGCGAGACAACAGtcgcagcagcagcaacagcagcagcagcagcagcaacaacaacagcagcagcagcagcaacagcagtcGCAGCAACAGTCGAACCAACTGACCGCGTCGAACTCGCCTCAAAGCCCGGGGCCACGGGCCAGCCAATCGCCGAGATCCTCCGTATCCTCGCCGCATCCGGCCGCCGCCAACATTCCGCCTCCGTTGAATATTCCACAACCGCCTCAGCCGTCCCAATTGTCGTCCCACCACCAGCAACCAAGTTCCATCCTCCAGGCGAGCCAGCAGGCGTTGCAAACCGGCCAGACCGTCGCCCCGCCACCCCCTCCTCCACCGCAGCAACAGCTTCAAGCCGGCCAGCAAATGCAGCAAGCGTCCAttcaacagcagcagcaacagcagcagcaacaattGGCGGCCGCCCACCAACTGTCCGTGCAGCATCCGTTATCCGCGCAGATCGGCCAACCGTCTCAAGCGCACGTGGTGCAACAGACTGGCGGGttgcagcagcagcagcagcagcagcagcaacaacagcagcagcagcaacagcagcagcagcagtcGCAAGCGACCGGGTTGCAGAGCATCGCGAGCCAGCACCCGGCCCTTCAGGGGCTGGCCAATCAGATATCTCAACAGGCGGCCGGGCTCTCGCAGCCGGGCCACCCCGGCCAAGGCGTGCAGGCGCACCTGCAACCGTATCAGAGCGTGTCGCTGCACGCGAAAATGCCGCAGTTCAAGGTTAAGCCGACCGCGGCCCTGATGCCCGACCAGGACAAGAGCAAGGATCCGCGCGCCGCGTCCAAGGCGCAGGGCTACAAGAAGAAGTCGAGGAAGTCGCCGGGCGGCAGCCCGCACCCGTCGCCGCTGGAGGCGCCGATCGTGGACGCGACGCGGGACGACGTGCAGAGCCCGGCCTACTCGGACATCTCGGACGACGCGGCGCCCGTGCTCGAGGCGGAGGCCGCGGACAAGTCGAAGCAGGGCCAGCAGGACAAGGACGGGAAGGTGGGGGCGAGCGCCCACCTGCCCTCCCACTTCAACATGTACCCGTACTACGGCCAGCCGCCGTACCTGGTGCCGAGCGTGGCCGAGAGCAAGCCGATCGACCAGAAGCCGAGCGACCTGGTCGCGCCGAAGCAGGAGATGAAACCGCTCAACATACCGCAGATGCCGACGCTGGCCAGCCTGCAGAGCGTGGTTgccgagaaggagaagaaggagttGAGCCAGTCGGTCCCCCAACCGCAACAACAGCCCCACTACTACGGGGGTTACGGGGGTTACATGCCGCCGGGTTACCCGTACCAACCGCCGCAGCCCGTCtcgcaacagcagcagcagcagcagcaacagcagcagcagcagcagcaacagcagcagcagcagcaggaGCAAGAGATGCACGAGCAGAAGGCGAAGATAAAGCAGGAGCCGCAGTCGCAGCAGCCGCAGCAGCAACAGGCTAGCTTGAAGGAGAAGCAGCACGAGAATCATCAGATATTGAAGGAGAGCATAGAGATGAAGAGCCAGATGAGCCCGTACCACGTGTATCACAGCGGGCAGAGTCAGAGATCAGCGCCTCCGCCTCCGCCTCCTGGCCCGCTGCAGGACGATCGAAGGTATTATCTGTACCCAGGCGATCAGAGGCGAAAGGAGGAGGTGAGCAAGCAGAGCCAACAGGCGAAGCCGCCGCCGCCGAGTCCGAAGCATCAGCCGAAACAGGAGAAGCTTCAAGACTTGGGGAAGAACGAGGACGCGAAGAGCAAGCAGGAGGGCGTGAAACCGACGATGGAAACGCAGGGACCACCGCCGCCCCCCACCTCGCAGTACGCCTACATCCATCCGGGCTACATGCAGCCCCAACACTACGGCGCGTTGCCGTTCGATCCCGGCCACCCGGTGTATCGCGGCCTCAGCCCTATGTTGGTCCCAGGCCCTTATTCCGGTAACCCGTATCTACACCAATTGCCGAGGTATCACGCGCCCGAGGATCTGAGCAGACCGCCTGCGGGCAAAGCTCTCGACCTGCTCCAGCACCATGCCAATCAGTATTATTCGGCGCACAAGATACACGAGCTTCAGGAGCGTGCGCTCAAATCGCCCACCCCGAAAACGTCCGCGGCCTCGGCCAGCCCGTCGTCCGCGGGCCCGACCCCGTCGCGCCCCCCGAGCGGGCCGCCCAGCTCCGTGGCAGGACCCGGCCCGCCCCAATCCCAGAGTCAACAATCCCAGGCGAAGCAGCAAGTTCAATCGGGAGGGCAGCAAGCGCAACAGCAGCAACCGACGCCCGTCGACGCCGCCACCGGAACCTTGACCAAGGATAACAGATCACCCCCGCCCCAACGACACGTGCACACGCATCATCACACTCATGTTGGCCTAGGTTATCCCTTATTGACCGGACAATATCCCGCCCCGTACGGAG CGGCGATGCTGGCGAGTCAGCAGGCCGCCGCGGTAGCCGCATCGGTGATCTCGCCATTCCCGCCCAAGTGA